CTGAGACAGCCCATTAGAACAGGGAGGGTGGCGATTCTCAAGGACCAGATCACTGCTGTCATCGTCACTGTCAGGCTCAGTAGGCCCAGGCCCTACAGAGGAAGGCCCTGTCAGACGCCCAGATGCCCCTCGTACCACGTTATTACGCTGGTTGGCAGGCTTGACAGTGACAATGAGGTTATGGCTGTTGGCAACCATCATGTCCGTCACTTGGTCCAAGGTCTTCCCAGCCACCTCAATGCCATTGACCTCGAGGATCTCGTCACTGACTGCCAGCAGCCCTGTACTCTCAGCCAGGCCCCCACGTACCAGGCGGGAGATGAAGATTCCTGGAACCCGCTCCAGGCCCTGGGGAGCCACCCGAACACTCATGCCATCTCGAATGTAGAAGCCCAGGGGACGGTCTGAGCCATGTTTGTGGAGCCTCACACGTCGATGCGTCTCAGGTAGTAGGTCCACGTCTATGACTGAAGACACCTGGCGGAAATCTTGGGGCAGGCTGATTAACAAGGGCGGTCGGGTGCGCAGAGGTGCTGCTGGTCGAAGCAGGAGCCCTTTCTTGCGCCTCTGCAGAGAGTTGGAGGCAAAAGCCAGGCTGCTGGAGTCACCTTCTGCTGCAGGAGAAGGGGGAACTAGGATTAGAGACTGCTCTCCCATTTTGGCCCCTGACAGTGACAATGTCAACTGTTTCCTACCACTTGGAGGTCAGACCAAGGGCAGAGACTGCAGAAGGTGAAGTCTAGGAACCCTGGGTATGGACTAAACCTAGGAGACCTGCCCTGCCTGTCACCCTGCCCCGAGGAAATTGCCCACTGTACCCCATCCTCACCCCGCTTCTGCACCAAGAGGCGCAGCGGCGGGGGCCCGCTGGCCAGGGCCCGGTGCAAACTCTCATCGTTGGTGAGGGGCAGCAAGTCGCCGTGAGCATCCGTATAGCCAAGCAGCACATCCAGGCCAGAGATCTGGTGTACCACACACAGCAACCGCGAGAACTCCTGGAAGCCTCTCACCGAAGCGCGGGGCAGCGCAAAACGTCGGAACTCGGCGTCAAACTGGAGgcgggaggggaaggggagaggagtgTCAGGACGGAGCCCAAGCCCCTTTCTCACTCCAGGTCTGAAGCTGTCAAGTGAGGGAAAGGGCTGCTGCAAGCGCTGCAGCCTTAAGCTTAAACCTCAGTTCCAATACAAGGGACACTGTCCAAGGTCTTTTCCTACATACCCAGGCCACAGAGGGACTCTGGAGATCCATAGTGAGAAGGAAAATGCGATGAGGGGAGGCAGACAGAAAAGCAGAATAGGATGCGGAGGATGGAGGACAGAAAGAGGTGATGGAGACCAAGGAGCCagtgagggagagaaagggaattGGGAGCGTCTAGCGCAGTGGCCAGAGCCGAAGCCGGAGGAGCCCTTACTTTGCTCTTCACCTCGACGATGCTATCGGGACTGCGCGCCGGAGTCCTCTGCGGCCTGGCCATTGCGGGACCAGGCGGGCCGGGGACAGTGCCCCAAGgctgcccgccgccgccgccgccgccgaggcGCAGGTGCACAGCCCTGCCCGCTGGTCCGCGCCGCCCCGCCCCTGGCGGTAGCACTCGCCCCGCCCTCCCACCCGAACCATGACGTCAAGGGGGACGCGACACAGGGAAACGCGGAGTCTACGTTTCCTAGGAAACGGAGACGGAGGCGGCTAGGGCTTCCTCTGCTCTTACGTCATTACGCTATGGTTCGAACGTCCCTATGAGGACTCGACCAATCCGGGGGCAGAATGAGGGAAATAACATAAGTTGTCTGTACTGTCGTTTCCACTGGCCTTACAAGACGCGCATTTTGCAGAAGAGACTAAGTCAACATTTTGGGAACCTCCTGGGGTCGCGCCGAAGTGGCTTCGAGCCCCATTCTCGGCTGCAGCCTCCTAACCTGAATCGCTCCTATCCAGGCCAGCCCTTGCTATTTCCTTTCCGGTGCTAGGTAGTAAGTACTGAGGAACAGGTCTCAGGCTCAGAGAGATGCTTCGGTAAGAACAAGCAGCCTACCGCCAGCTGCCAGGCCAGTCCGCCAAAGACTGCACAGGTTATAGCCCAGGAAGTGCTTGCGCAGGCGCAGAAGCGCGAATAGGCGGGGCCTCAAACTTAGGATCCGCCTAGCGGTCACGTGCTTCCTCTCCCGCCGTAGACTGAGCGGCGGCGCTTGCGGGAAGACCCTGCCCGGGGGTCTCCTGGGGTGCCGCCGCGCTAATGTTGGGCTCGAGGAGTCTGGTCCTGCAGCCCTGGATTCGAGAGCTGATCCTGGGCTCAGAAACACTGTCAAGTCCACGAGCCGGGCAGCTACTCAAGGTGAGCAGGCCACTCAGATTCCAGAGACCTGAGTGGAGGCTGAGGTAGCGAGTTGACACTAGCCACTACTGTTAGGTACTGCAGGACTCGGAGACTCCGGGCCCATCTTCCGCCCCTGACACACCTGACTCCGGGGCCGAGTTGCTTGTGTCAGACGGAACCCACAGCATCCGATGCCTGGTGACGCGCGATGCCATCGACACCTCCGAGTGGTAAGAGAGGTGCTAACTTGTCTATGGAAGGTGGGAGCGTGAGGTTGAACCCgaggtgggtgggtgctgcagagGTGGGAAGCTCACACCCCAGGCGTCTGGGCTGTTTGCCTGGGTTCTGGCCAGTGAGGGCTGTGCTTGTCGCAGGGAGGAGAAGGAGTTCGGATTCCGTGGGTCAGAGGGCCGGCTCCTGCTACTGCAGGTCTGCGGGGTCCGCGTTCAGGTTGCTCAGGAGCGTGCGGTGAGTGGTAAGACTCCAGCGGGCGGGTTGGTTACTGTGCCTGGCTCTTTGTGACGACTCCTGAGACACCACTCCTCAACTCCACCAGCCTTCGGAGTTCTACCTCCAGGTGGACCGCTTTAACCTGCTGCCCACGGAGCAGCCCCGGGTACAGGTGATTGGTTGGTAAGTGATCCCTCCAAGGAAAGGGGGTGTAGCTCAGAAGCAGAGCACAGGCTTAGCATGCCTGAGGTCCTGAGTGGTTCATTCCAAGTCTCCCCATAttcctccccccaaaacaaaacaggaaatgaaGCTTCCACCCTCCGCCTCTTCACTCTCCCTGGCCTAGGTCTTTGGGTGAGAAGGCTTGGGTGTCAGTCACACTGACTCCCTaccaccctcctctttctcccagcAATCAGGATCCGGACGTGCAGAGAAAACTCTGTGAATGCCTTGAGTGAGTCTGGGGTTGGGCTCTGAGGCTGAGTGTGGTATGGTCGGGGGTGGCAGAGCTGGGTAGACTGGTATCAGGGTTGTTCCTGATAAGTGTTAACTCTGTTTCTCTAGGGACCACCTTTCAGAGTCTGCTTCTTCCAGTGCAGGTACCCTACCTAACTCCCCGTGGAGGTCCTTCTGCTATCATCTTGGGTCTCCTCAGTAAGTATAATACCTTAACTGTCCTCCTTGTTTCAACTTCACCTCTGGCCAAATCTCTGGCCCCAGGCCTAACACTGACTCAGCttctggaggaggtggaggaggaccaGGATCATCGGAGGGCACTGGTGCGTCTAGCTGAGAGCTGCCTGATGCTATCAGGCCCTTGCACAGCCACCCCCCTCACCCACTGGACTGCCTCTTGCCTGCAGGCCACGGTCAGTGTGGGGCTTTTCTTGGGAGGTTTCAGGGTGAGGGTGGGGCAGCTGCCATGCTGAGGTTTCACGTCCCACAGGAAGAAGCCGTGTTCACGGTCTCTGGCTTGTTGCTGCACATCTCTGAGAATGATGAGCAGATTCTGAGTTCTGTTGGCTCAAGTCAGAAGGCACAGGGTAAGGCAGGCGAACTGGAGATGTCAAAAAGGGGAGTCTTTGGAGCCCAGGGCCCACCACGGCTTTGATGATTCTCTCCAGGGACCTGTCTTTGTTCTTCAGCCAGTTCTGTAGGTTCAAGCCATAAGCACTCAGGACTGTCAGTCAGATTAGTGGAGTGTGTAGAATGATGTGAGATGTTGTATGCTGGTTTATAGGTACTCGGCCGTCCTGAGCTCACACTCAGTCTTCTCTCCCAGGAACCCTTGCTTCACTCAGTCACTTGCCCTCGGAGGAAAATGATGCCAGTGTTAGCCTTCTGTCAGACTTGGCTGTATCAGACCCTGGGCAGAAGGACAGCTTCCAGTCTCCACCAGCTGTTTGCTCATCCTCTCTAAGACCTCAGGCTCCCAGTTCCCCACCCCACAGTTCTACACCCAGCTCCCCACTCCTGACCTGTACCCCTAGTCTCTTGCCCCCTGGCcgtgcccccagtccaccccagGCCCATGTGACCAGAGCCCAGGCTCATGGCCTAGAGATCAGGGAGCCCCAGTGGCCCATCAAGAAACGGCAGCTTTTCCCAGGAACCAGAGCCAAGGGAGCCCAGGGACCCTGCTCTGTCTGGGTGAGCACTGCAGCAGGAAGGGAAGATGTGGGCGGGCCTTGGGAGCTTGGAGAGGGCTAAGGGTAGGCTTGGATTGCACTAGGGGTCTTTACTGGACTCTGTCTAGATGCTACACCCCTTTCAGGAACCCCCAAAGAGGCATCTTGATGCTTCTGCTTTCCAGTATAAATATGAGacaccctctgcctccctccatgCCCAAGTCCAAACTGCCAGGTGAGTGCTGGGGCTGTCTAATCAGTGTTGATCACCGGTCTTAGGTAACCCTGACCTAAGGCCATGCTTTCTTTCCAGGCTTTCTCCTCAGCTTGTAGCTTGGGCCTTGAACTTGGTGATGGAGTCAGAGTCTGAGTTAACGCAGGTATGAGGAGTCACCTGGACATATCCGAGGATGTACCCACAGGTCTACGGACAAACAGTATTCGATACCCTGTTTCATTCaagttttttaataaaataatttcatgcgGCAGGAGAGGACAGGATCAGGGATTGGGGCCGCCGCCTCTTTGGTCtgtggctggggagggagggctcCGCTCAGGGCTGGAGGGTTCTGTTGGGTATGGAGAGAGAGGCTTGGTTCCGAGGCCAGAGCCTGtaaggagagatggagagaacgTTCTAGGCTTGTGCTGAGCAATCTTTTCATCTTCCCAGTTGGCACTTGCCCACTCTTACCTAAGCTTGGGGACAGGGGTGCCTCGAGCTTCGGCCTGCGCTTGAGGACAGGGGAGCGCTGCAGCCGAAGGGGCCGTTCtaaacaagacacagaaaaactcacTGTCTGGCTGTCCGCAACCCTTCTGCATCTTCAGTGCCCGCAACAACATGCATCTGCTACTCCCATAGTCTCAACTAGTGTCCTCCCCCCCAGCAGAGGTCGTTCGtcttcaggaggtggagcctggtCTAGTAGGAAGGGCTTGTCACTCTTGGACTACACTGGGCCTTTGGGGTTCCTGATTGCTCCAGCACTCACAGTACTGGCGGTCCTGTCCAAGGCCCAGAACCAAGACGGAAGTCCAGGAGCCCACCCTCCCCCGTCTCCTGCACTCAAGCACAGACAGAGGTGTCTCCCTCACCCGCAGGGGTCTGGAGCTGGTCCTCATGCACAGACACCGCTCGCCGCCCTGCTGAGAGAGGCCTCGGCCTCAGCTGGCCATCTAGAGGAGGCCAAGATATCAGGGTATGTTCCCAGTAGCTGCCGACACCCATCTTCGCCTCCCGCTTTTAGTGTTTCCAGATGAGTCAAGTTCCCAGCAGACACCCCGCCAGTCCCAGCCTAGGAGTGAGGTGCCTACCTACCTTCATTCCGAGGGCCCAAGCAAGGGTCCTCTGGGAGACTCAGGATGTCTGGGGAGGGGCTGGTTCTTCGGGGACTTGGGCTGGGACATGGGGAGGGGGGCCCTGGACCATCCTGTTGTCCCCAACCACGGCCTCTGAGCTCTGCATTCAGCTGCTGTCCCAGTGTCTTCCAGGTGGCAGACTCAGGCCCCTGGCCCCCTGGCCCAGGCCTACATGAGGGATCTGGGTGGAGAAACAAGTGTCAGCTAACACCTGAGCCTGGCCTTGGAGATGAGCAGTGATCTGATCCCCTGCCTCACAATCCGTGTACCTCCCTTAACATATACAGTGGCCCTCACTCACCAGCAGACACAGAATGGGTGCGGGACTTGATTGAGATGGGAGGGGTCTCTGTGGAACTGTCCATAATGTCACCTGCAAGGTAGGACTAGAGGCTTAGGTGCCAGACCTTAATGGTAAAAGGAGGAAAAACAGCCTGTCCCTCCCCCAGGAGAGCAAGTACCTCAGGGACTATCTCTAAGGCCACCAACCCCCAAATACATTTCCTTGTTCCAGGGTCCGACTTACCGTCCGAGCCTGCCTTCTTGATCTCGCCGTCCTTGCTCTGTGGGAAACAAACCAGTCAGACGTCCTCAGCCCTGCTGCCCTCACTCTGGcctgtttctgttcatttatgtTCTCCAAACCTAGCTACAGAGTGCATACCATGGGATGGCCAGAATATGGCAAACCTAGTCCCTGCCCTCTGACCTTACCGTCTGGTGTGCACGTTAGTCACAACAAGTAGATAACCTCACTGTACAGCTCAAGCTAGTCTTCcttgcagtcctcctgccccagcttcctgaaGGCTGAGATTACCACTACACCCAGCAGATAATGGGATTTCTTCTGTGATCCTGCCCGTACTTTAATATCTCTAAATTCAGGCTAGGTCTCATTACATAGGAGTTTTTCCTGGAAAACTAAGTGGATGGTACACAGGGGTGTGATTCATAATAAAGACCATGAAAGGGAGCCAGGGAAGGTTCACAAGGAACTGCAGGGACAGCTGAAAAGGAAGCTGAGTAACCCAGTACACAGTCACACATGGGACAGGGTATAAACCGATGGCCGTGTGAGGTGCCGAGATGCTCCAAAGGAGAACAGGGAGGTCTAAGGTGGCCAGGACCAAGTCCCATAAGATCTTGCTGCAGGATTAGGAATCTGGGTAGAGGAAGTCCTGAGGACTGTTTCCAGGTATAGCTAACAAGGTCAAATTTCTGTTAATCTTGGGAGAAAGTTCCCTACACCCTAGGAGGTACCTATCTGGGCTAGATCAGAAGCAAGAAGTAAGAAAGATCAATCCAATGACTATTTTTAGGGGGAAGTGTGTAGCTGACAACTAGATCTGTGCCGTGTGTTTCCCCCTTCTTGGTCACATATGTCATCCACAGATTGCCACATGCCACCTGCCCCCTCAGTTCACACACCCCAACTCACTTGCTTCCTCTTGCTTTCGGCACCCCCACTGGCCCGGCTTACTCCGATCCTCTGCAGCATCACTTGAACCCGCTGCTCAAAAGACGGAGCCAGTTCCGTGTCTCCCCGTTCCAGAGGCCGCCTCTGAGGGTAGAGATGCCTGAGTGGAGAGAGAGCCCACTGCTTCCTATTCCTGAAGAGCCCTCAGGCCCTGAAATCAGTCCTTACCTTGTCGGGTCTGGCACCCTCTGTTGCTTCCTCCTCCTCGGCAGGTAGCAGTATCATGGAGTAGGCCTTGCTTTCCCGTGTGTACCGGGGCCGATTTCTGCGAGCAGAGTCAGGGCTGCTAGTGCCCCCTTCTGCCCCTCCAGGCTCCTCACCACGGCCTGGACGGGCTGGTGGTCGAAGCAGGTCCCCGAGTGTGGTTTTTCTGGCACGAGGGGCTGCTCCAGGGCTGGTCTCCAGATCAGATCTTGGACCCCTTGTTGAACGAGGTTTCTTAAAGGCAAATAGGGTACCCAGCTTCTTTCGAAGTGTGCGGGGGACAGGAGTGGCACCACCTTCAGTGGCTGGATCCTCCTCTGGGGCCCAGCTGTAGGAACGACCATCAGTGAGTGAAGAAACTCAAGGATGCCCCACCCTCTTCCGCCCCCAGCAAGTGACCCTCACTCACAGGCGATCCTGCTGGATCAGCCTTTTGGAGAAGAATTCCTCCACACCCTCATCCACACGAGCCGTGAGCCCATTCCCTTCTTGAAGCAGGGCTGGGGGCACCTGGGAGACATTGGGAAGTTAGGAGTCAGGACTGAgaactgtgccccccccccccacttcttccCAGGGACCTGGCCTGAgtacatcccagagctggggtgctGTCTGTACTGTGCTGGGTTTCATTCCTCACTGCTGCCACAGTACACCCGCCCAGTCCACACCCGTTCTTGTTACACAGAGGATGCTCTACCCTGAACCACCTGGTTATCTATCACTAAGCAAACACCTACGGGTCACACATTCCAGTATGCCACCCTTTCTACTCCTaacagcccccccacccccgcagtaCCCTaaccctccacctccaccccaccccaccccacccggcCTATCATCCCGGCTCAGTGGCGCCGCTGCTGCGTCAGACCCTCAGGGGGCCTCAGGCCggctcctcctctccttctgccGGTGCCCACTGCCCCTGCCAATACCCagcccacacacacatccacccgCTGGTGCACAGCAGACGCAGGAGTGTCCCGCGGCCCAGCTGCCCAGTATTTTTCAGTAACCCCAGGAGAGGGAGGACAAGGCGGACACCCGCTCTCACACGTCCACGCATTCAGCAGACCACGCCAAGGCAGGAGTCTAGGCGCTCCTCACAGGAAATCACACCAGTGGCCCGTTATGGGCATGGCCTGAGGTTGAGGGTGACCAGGAAGATGATAGGGCACGATCGGGTGGCCTTGGGCCTCCCCAACCCATCTCCGTCGTCCTTAGCAAGTGAGGAGTGAATGGACCACCCATGACCCTTAAGCGGGGCGAGGGGGGAGGGAAGCACTTTACCTGGGGGCCCCCCGgcggcgggcggtggtggtgctggCGACGTGGCCGCGGCCGGGCCCGGGTCGGATGGCGCAGGGGTTGCCCGGCGGGTGGCAGGTCCATGCGAGGCAGCGGGCCAGCGGGTGGCCCCGGGGCGGCGGGGCTTGGAGAGCCGCGTGCGGACGGCCCAGCCTGCGGCTCCGCATCTTCCCCCGGAGCTGCCAGCTCGGGGTCCCACTCTGCTTCCTCAGCAGCACCTGAGGCGAAAGCACCAGAAGAGCACAGAGCGTCGAACCCGGGGAGGTGGCGGAGGCGCTAGGGCGGGCGGCGGGGGACCCGCCCAGGGCGCGGGGAGGGGCCCGGCTACGCCgcccgcccctcccccatccgCCGCTGTCCGTGGTGCTGAGCGCGGCCCCGAGTGCGCGGCTCCGAGCAGCCGCCAAGCATGCGCATCCTGGGGTTAGGGAaaggtggggggggcggggggggggaggcagagaaGAAGGTATTTTAGTCTTATTCTGTTCGGGTCTCACACCGTTCTGAGAAGAGCTGACTCCGGCTTTCTTTCCGGCCTGGCTCAGGGAGGGGTTAGGGTATACCTGGGACAGGGCTGAATGAGTGTCTAAGTGCCCAGACTTAACAGAGCTTCAGTCCACTTGGGTAAACTCTCTCCCCTCCAGGGCCTGACTTACCACGAAGGGAGGGGACCAGGTGCAAACAGTAGCTGGGCTCAAGCCATCTCCGTGAAGAACCATTATCCTGGTGGGATGGGTACAGTCTCTGTGTAGGGTTGGAGTGGGGCATAACCCAGAACTGCTACTCACCTTCAACACCCCAGAGCAAGAAGGGAAGAGTTGGAGTTCTAGGCACGGGATGCCGGAGACgctcacctctctctcctctttcttctccatgGGAAAGAAAAGATCTTCCAATCCCTCAGGCTCCAGGGGGGTGAGCTCATCTCCACCCAGTGATGGTACAGCAGGGCCCACTGTCACTGGTGCCTGCTGAGCTAGACTCTCCATCTGCAGTACCAGACCAcccaaagacaggcagatctaaGATAACCCTAAAGTAGTTATCTTATGACCTTATAAGTCATTACAGGGCCCCCTGTCAGTGTTTAACAGGTTACTGTGAAATACATGCAAAGCTTCCCCTCACCAGTCGATCTCGGGCTGCATGAAGACCTTCAAGAGCCTGAGCTACAATGCTCTCTGCTAGGGTCCCTGTGATTGACAGGCGCATGTCCCTGAAGGCAGGAGAGGGTGAGGATTAGTGTGCTGGCTCTGCCCAGCTTTGCCCAGCCCAGTGGAGCTTGCTTACCTCAGTCTAGTAAAGGCATCTTGCAGCAGATGTTCTGGAAGCAGTTCTGGAAGGCTCCTGGAGCCCACCAGAACTCCCTCCAGCTGCTCCTTCCAGCTAGGTCTCTGCAACATCTGTGGGCAAAGGCTCCTTGTGGTATCCAGTGTAGTCTGAGTGAAGTCCTGGGCAAAGGTTATAACATGGCAACAGTATGGCTAGAGCCTGGGCCCCTTGGCTTAAGAGTGTGAGCCCCCATTAAATCACTGCTGACTAAAGGCATATCACAGACGAGCCTATGGACTGAGGATCAAGCCTGCAGAGGGAGGTGAGGCTAGGGCAGGAGAAGCACCTTACCTGGATGTCCTGGCGACAGACCTCGCCCACCTGACCCAAGAGGCCCTCCAGCTTCTGTTGCAGCTGCCAGTGATGGCTTGGAGAACTCCCAGCCTCATACAGAACGGGAAGGATCTGAGGGCCAAGGAACAAAACGAGCTGCAAGCTGACATTTGATTAGGAACAGAAAGGTCCTCACAGTGGGGGAGGGAGTGCTCACACTGAGAGAGAAGTTGGCATTCTGGATGGCGTCCTCAGCCTGGTGCACAGCAACCTCCCCCTGGGGCCCAGCCCCACAGCCCAGCAGCTCCACGTGCTCCTGCACCGACTGGCACAGTTCATTCACTTCCTGAGGAGAATCACGGGTTAGTCTCACTTTCATCTCTCGTGAGTCTCCCCATCTTGCCTCCTTTCCAGGGTTTCTGACAGGGCAGGTGAAGCCCCGAAGACAAACTATGAAGCAAGTGCTTGGGAAACCCTATCTGCTCAAAGAAGGATAGCGGGGTCTTTCCCTTTTGGTTGTTCTAGGGACTTGATACTTCCCACAGGCCTAGAACAAGAAGGAAAGCTTTGGACACTGTTTCAAAATCTTCTCAACCATCCTCACCAaggataggggtgtgtgtgtgtgtgtgtgtgtgtgtgtgtgtgtgtgtgtgagagagagagagagagagagagagag
This sequence is a window from Peromyscus eremicus chromosome 5, PerEre_H2_v1, whole genome shotgun sequence. Protein-coding genes within it:
- the Pard6a gene encoding partitioning defective 6 homolog alpha isoform X1 — translated: MARPQRTPARSPDSIVEVKSKFDAEFRRFALPRASVRGFQEFSRLLCVVHQISGLDVLLGYTDAHGDLLPLTNDESLHRALASGPPPLRLLVQKRAEGDSSSLAFASNSLQRRKKGLLLRPAAPLRTRPPLLISLPQDFRQVSSVIDVDLLPETHRRVRLHKHGSDRPLGFYIRDGMSVRVAPQGLERVPGIFISRLVRGGLAESTGLLAVSDEILEVNGIEVAGKTLDQVTDMMVANSHNLIVTVKPANQRNNVVRGASGRLTGPSSVGPGPTEPDSDDDSSDLVLENRHPPCSNGLSQGPLCWDLEPGCFLPGAGSSLPSLDSQEQANSDWENGMRGDVSGFSL
- the Pard6a gene encoding partitioning defective 6 homolog alpha isoform X2, whose amino-acid sequence is MARPQRTPARSPDSIVEVKSKFDAEFRRFALPRASVRGFQEFSRLLCVVHQISGLDVLLGYTDAHGDLLPLTNDESLHRALASGPPPLRLLVQKREGDSSSLAFASNSLQRRKKGLLLRPAAPLRTRPPLLISLPQDFRQVSSVIDVDLLPETHRRVRLHKHGSDRPLGFYIRDGMSVRVAPQGLERVPGIFISRLVRGGLAESTGLLAVSDEILEVNGIEVAGKTLDQVTDMMVANSHNLIVTVKPANQRNNVVRGASGRLTGPSSVGPGPTEPDSDDDSSDLVLENRHPPCSNGLSQGPLCWDLEPGCFLPGAGSSLPSLDSQEQANSDWENGMRGDVSGFSL
- the Carmil2 gene encoding capping protein, Arp2/3 and myosin-I linker protein 2 isoform X1; its protein translation is MAQTPDGISCELRGEITRFLWPKEAELLLKTWLPQEGAEQSHILVLLRWRAYLLHTCLPLRVDCTFSYLEVQAMALQESPPQVTFELESLPELVLEFPGVAALEQLAQHVAAAIKKVFPRSTLGKLFRKPTPSSLLVRLERSCPGESAAPSSPCGGFLETYEALCDYNGFPFREEIQWDVDTIYHRQGCRHFCLGDFAHLGSRDQALSVAALSYNLWFRRLSCVDMKLSLEVSEQILHMMSQSSHLEELVLETCGLRGDFVRRLAQALAGHTNSGLRELSLSGNLLDDRGMAALSRHLEHCPGALRRLSLAQTGLTPRGMRALGRALAANATFDSTLTHLDLSGNPGALGASQDSGGLYAFLSRPNVLVFLNLAGTESALGTLFAALSGGCCSSLTHLEASRNIFWRGKSRAAPAALQSFLSSARMLQHLGLAGCKLPPEALRALLDGLALNTQIRDLHLDLSACELRSAGAQVIQDLVCDAGALSSLDLSDNGFGSDMVTLVLAIGRSRSLKHVALGRNFNVRCKETLDDVLHRIVQLIQDDDCPLQSLSVAESRLKQGASVLLRALGTNPKLTALDISGNAIGDAGAKMLAKALRVNTRLRSVIWDRNNTSALGLLDVAQALEQNHSLKSMPLPLNDVTQAHRSRPELTARAVHQIQACLWRNNRADPASDLKPCLQPLGLISDHSEQEVNELCQSVQEHVELLGCGAGPQGEVAVHQAEDAIQNANFSLSILPVLYEAGSSPSHHWQLQQKLEGLLGQVGEVCRQDIQDFTQTTLDTTRSLCPQMLQRPSWKEQLEGVLVGSRSLPELLPEHLLQDAFTRLRDMRLSITGTLAESIVAQALEGLHAARDRLMESLAQQAPVTVGPAVPSLGGDELTPLEPEGLEDLFFPMEKKEEREVSDNGSSRRWLEPSYCLHLVPSLRGAAEEAEWDPELAAPGEDAEPQAGPSARGSPSPAAPGPPAGPLPRMDLPPAGQPLRHPTRARPRPRRQHHHRPPPGGPQVPPALLQEGNGLTARVDEGVEEFFSKRLIQQDRLWAPEEDPATEGGATPVPRTLRKKLGTLFAFKKPRSTRGPRSDLETSPGAAPRARKTTLGDLLRPPARPGRGEEPGGAEGGTSSPDSARRNRPRYTRESKAYSMILLPAEEEEATEGARPDKRRPLERGDTELAPSFEQRVQVMLQRIGVSRASGGAESKRKQSKDGEIKKAGSDGDIMDSSTETPPISIKSRTHSVSADPSCRPGPGGQGPESATWKTLGQQLNAELRGRGWGQQDGPGPPSPCPSPSPRRTSPSPDILSLPEDPCLGPRNEDGQLRPRPLSAGRRAVSVHEDQLQTPAERPLRLQRSPVLKRRPKLEAPLSPSLGSGLGTKPLSPYPTEPSSPERSPPSPATDQRGGGPNP
- the Acd gene encoding adrenocortical dysplasia protein homolog isoform X2, with product MLGSRSLVLQPWIRELILGSETLSSPRAGQLLKVLQDSETPGPSSAPDTPDSGAELLVSDGTHSIRCLVTRDAIDTSEWEEKEFGFRGSEGRLLLLQVCGVRVQVAQERAPSEFYLQVDRFNLLPTEQPRVQVIGCNQDPDVQRKLCECLEDHLSESASSSAGLTLTQLLEEVEEDQDHRRALVRLAESCLMLSGPCTATPLTHWTASCLQATEEAVFTVSGLLLHISENDEQILSSVGSSQKAQGTLASLSHLPSEENDASVSLLSDLAVSDPGQKDSFQSPPAVCSSSLRPQAPSSPPHSSTPSSPLLTCTPSLLPPGRAPSPPQAHVTRAQAHGLEIREPQWPIKKRQLFPGTRAKGAQGPCSVWAFSSACSLGLELGDGVRV
- the Acd gene encoding adrenocortical dysplasia protein homolog isoform X1, which codes for MLGSRSLVLQPWIRELILGSETLSSPRAGQLLKVLQDSETPGPSSAPDTPDSGAELLVSDGTHSIRCLVTRDAIDTSEWEEKEFGFRGSEGRLLLLQVCGVRVQVAQERAPSEFYLQVDRFNLLPTEQPRVQVIGCNQDPDVQRKLCECLEDHLSESASSSAGLTLTQLLEEVEEDQDHRRALVRLAESCLMLSGPCTATPLTHWTASCLQATEEAVFTVSGLLLHISENDEQILSSVGSSQKAQGTLASLSHLPSEENDASVSLLSDLAVSDPGQKDSFQSPPAVCSSSLRPQAPSSPPHSSTPSSPLLTCTPSLLPPGRAPSPPQAHVTRAQAHGLEIREPQWPIKKRQLFPGTRAKGAQGPCSVWEPPKRHLDASAFQYKYETPSASLHAQVQTARLSPQLVAWALNLVMESESELTQV